From the Rhizomicrobium palustre genome, the window CCCGTCGCCGTGACGCCGCCGCCGGTGCGCTTCAGGTAGTTGGCGTAGAGATTGATCTCGCTGACAAGGTGCGCCACATCGGTCTTCTTGGCGTCCTTCATGTGCCAGGTATCAGGGTTGTGGCAGTAGAGGCAGCGCAGATGGCAGCCAGACAGGAACACCACAAAACGCAGGCCCGGACCATCCACCGCTCCGCAGGATTCAACGGAGTGGACATAGCCTTCGACATTCACACCCGTAGACACGGCATTGTTCCCTTCAGATAGCAAACAGGCGGGACCCTTTTGAAAAGGCCCCGCCCGCCTGAGGTGTCACTTCACTTCAAATCTGTCAATCAGACGCTCTTGTGGAACGTGCGGTTGATGACGTCGAGCTGCTGCTCGCGGGTCAGCTTGATGAAGTTCACAGCATAGCCCGACACGCGGATCGTCAGCTGCGGGTACTGTTCCGGATGTTCCATCGCATCCAGCAGGGTCTCGCGGTCAAAGACGTTGACGTTGAGGTGGTGACCGCCGGAGGTGAAGTAGCCGTCGATCAGGCCCGCCAGATTGTCCTTGCGGCCGTGGTTGGTTTTGCCAAGCGCACCCGGGATGATGGAGAAGGTGTTGGAGATGCCATCCTGCGAATATTCGTAGGGCAGCTTCGCGACCGAGGAGAGCGACGCGAGCGCGCCCTTCTTGTCGCGGCCGTGCATCGGGTTCGCACCCGGGGCAAACGGCTCACCAGCCTTACGGCCATCCGGGGTCGAGCCGGTGTTCTTGCCATACACCACGTTGGAGGTGATGGTCAGGATCGACTGGGTCGGGACGGCATTGCGATAGGTCTTGAGGTTCTTCAGCTTCTTCATGAAGCGTTCCACGAGGTCAACGGCGATCGAGTCAACGCGGTCGTCATTGTTGCCGTAGCACGGGAAGTCGCCTTCGATGTCGAAGCCGACGGCCAGGCCACGCTCGTCACGCTGCACCTTCACCTTGGCGAACTTGATGGCCGAGAGGCTGTCCGCGACGATGGACAGACCGGCGATGCCGCAGGCCATGGTGCGCAGGATATCACGGTCATGCAGCGCCATTTCGATGCGCTCGTAGCAATACTTGTCGTGCATGTAGTGGATGATGTTGAGGGCATCCATGTACACGCCGGCCAGGTAGGTCATCATGTCGTCAAAGCGCGGCATGACTTCATCATAGGAGAGCACATCAGCGGTGATCGGCTTCAGGGCCGGACCGACCTGCTTGCCGCTCTTCTCGTCCTTGCCGCCGTTGATCGCGTAAAGCAGAGCCTTGGCGAGGTTGGCGCGGGCGCCGAAGAACTGCATCTGCTTGCCGATACGCATGGCGGAGACGCAGCAGGCGATGCCGTAGTCGTCGCCCCAATAGGCGCGCATCAGGTCGTCATTCTCGTACTGGATCGACGAGGTCGTGATCGACATATGAGCGCAATACTTCTTGAAGCCTTCCGGCAGACGCTCGGACCACAGGACCGTCAGGTTCGGCTCCGGCGCCGGGCCGAGGTTGGTCAGGGTGTGCAGGAAGCGGAAGGAGGTCTTGGTGACCAGCGGACGGCCGTCAACGCCCATGCCGCCGATGGATTCGGTCACCCAGGTCGGGTCGCCCGAGAACAGATCGTTGTATTCCGGGGTACGGGCGAAGCGGACCATGCGCAGCTTCATGACCAGATGGTCGATCAGCTCCTGGGCCTCTTCTTCCGTGAGGATGCCGGCCTTGATGTCACGTTCGATATAGATGTCGAGGAAGGTCGAGGTGCGGCCGAGCGACATGGCGGCGCCGTTCTGTTCCTTCACCGCGGCGAGGTAGCCGAGATAGACCGCCTGCACCGCTTCCTTGGCATTGGAAGCCGGCTTGGAAATGTCGAGGCCATAAGAAGCAGCCATCGCCTTCAACTCGCCGAGGGCGCGGATCTGTTCGCCGAGCTCTTCGCGCAGGCGGATGGTGTCTTCGTTGATGTTGTGTTCGAGCGTGGCGGCCTGGAGCTTGCGGTCGGCAACCAGGGCATCAATGCCGTAGAGGGCAACGCGGCGATAGTCGCCGATGATACGGCCACGGCCATAGCCGTCCGGCAGACCGGTCAAGATGTGGGCCGAACGAGCCTTACGGATGGCATCGGTGTAACCGTCGAAGACGCCGTCGTTATGGGTCTTGCGATAGTGGGTGAAGATGTCGTGGACGGTCTTGGAGACCTTGTAGCCATAGGCTTCGCAGGCCTTCTCGGCGATCTTGATGCCGCCGAACACCATCAGGGCGCGCTTCAGGGGCTTATCGGTCTGCAAACCAACGATCTTTTCCAGATCTTTGATGATGTAGCCGGGCTCGTGCGAGGTGATCGTGGAAACGATCTCGGTGTCCATATCGAGCGTGCCGTTCTTGGCGCGCTCTTCCTTCATCAGACGGGAGACTTCTTCCCACAGCTTGGTGGTGGCGGCGGTCGGGCCGGCCAGGAACGACTCATCACCGTAGTAAGGCGTGACGTTGTTCTGAATGAAGTCGCGGACGTTCACTTCACGCTTCCAGGTATGTCCTGCGAAAGCGGGACCGACGAACTTCACATCCTTGTCTTCTACTGCGGCTACAACGCGATCCACTCTAATTCTCCTATCCTGCTAACGTCCTTGGCAGCGTAACTCGCGCCGCGCATTGGTGTTAGTCTAATTCCACAAAGTTCTACGCCGATTGATGCCCAAAGAAAGCTTCTTTGCAGCGGCAATTTGATGCGCGCGATGCGCATTTTTCGGGGAGGTCTTCGCGGAGGTCTGGCACATCATTCGTGCGGTTCCGGCTTAACGATCACGCTGAGAGAATGCGCGATCTAGGATTTACGGAGTATGCGCATTTATGCTGATGCGCCATCCAATTGACCTTATGAATTCAATAAGCTGGCCTTATCGATCCGGGGCATAGTTCCAGAATTGCCGTTCAGGCGCCCTGCCCCACATATTCGAACAATCATGTCCCAGTGAGAGATGATTTCCGCCTAACGCCAGCGTCATTACGGCAACACATCCTTAAGCATGCGACAAAGATACTTCTTTGTGCGGAACATTTCCGCCAAACACCTGCCGCAATAGCTGCCTTATTGGGTGCGCTTAAGAGGCGTTATGATCTGATGCTGCAACGCAGCGCAAAAAAGCGCGCGACTCAGCCCTCCCAGACACGCAAAACCGACTGCGCAGCGATGGCATCGAAATCGCGATCTGCGGTCAGCAGCTCCAAATCCTGCCGGATACAAAGTTGCGCGATCAGCACATCCCCCCGCTCCCATCTAGCATTGTCTTGGCCCGGGACTGCGGTCCACCCAGGTGGTGTTGCTCCGTCGGCTGCAATGGAGCCCTTCGAGGAAGGCCGGTGCCGCGAGACCTGGATCGCCCGCAGTTGCGGGCGATGACAAGTGGGGCTGCGGGCAATGCCCCCTCCCCTGAGCGCCCCCCAAAAGTTAACACCCCGGAAATCAGCATATGCAGATTTCTTTATATGCTCCTTGTGGCCGGTCCGGGGGGCTGGTATAGGGCGCCAACGCTTTCCCCAAGACCCTGCGAAAGGACCGCCCATGGCTGCCGCTCCCGATTACGTCATTAAAGACATTGCCCTCGCCGAGTGGGGCCGCAAGGAACTGAACATCGCCGAGACCGAAATGCCCGGCCTGATGGCGACCCGCGAAGAATATGGCGCCAGCCAGCCCCTCAAGGGCGCGCGCATCGCCGGCTCCTTGCACATGACCATCCAGACCGCCGCGCTGATCGAGACCCTGAAGCATTTGGGCGCCGACATCCGCTGGGCCTCGTGCAACATCTATTCGACCCAGGACCATGCCGCCGCCGCGATCGCCGCCGCCGGTATCCCGGTCTTCGCCATCAAGGGTGAGAGCCTGGTCGATTATTGGGAATACACCCACCGCATCTTCGAATGGGCTGACGGCGGCACGCCGAACATGATCCTGGACGATGGCGGCGACGCCACCCTCCTCATCCATCTCGGCGTGCGCGCCGAGGCTGGCGATGTCGCTTTCCTCGAAAAGCCGACCTGCGAGGAAGAAGAAGTGCTCTTCGCCTCGATCAAGACGCGCCTCAAGACCAAGCCGGGCTTCTACACGGCCATCGCCAAGAACATTAAGGGCGTGACCGAAGAGACCACCACCGGCGTGCATCGCCTCTATCAGATGGAAAAGGACGGCAAGCTCCTCTTCCCGGCGATCAACGTGAATGACAGCGTCACCAAGTCGAAGTTCGACAACCTGTATGGCTGCCGTGAATCGCTGGTCGACGGCATCCGCCGCGGCACCGACGTCATGCTGTCAGGCAAGGTCGCCATGGTCGCCGGCTTCGGCGATGTCGGCAAAGGCTCCGCCGCCTCGCTGCGCAATGCCGGCTGCCGCGTGATGATCTCCGAAATCGATCCGATCTGCGCCCTGCAGGCGGCGATGGAAGGCTATGAAGTCACCACCATGGAAGACGCGGCCCCCCGCGCCGACGTGTTCGTGACCACCACGGGCAATGTCGATGTGATCACCGTCGATCACATGCGCGCCATGAAGGACCGCGCCATCGTCTGCAACATCGGCCATTTCGACTCGGAAATTCAGGTCGCGGGCCTGCGCAACTTCAAGTGGGACAACATCAAGCCGCAGGTCGACGAGATCGAGTTCCCCGATGGCCACCGCATCATCCTTCTCTCGGAAGGGCGCCTCGTGAACCTCGGCAACGCGATGGGGCACCCCTCCTTCGTGATGAGCGCCTCCTTCACCAACCAGACGCTGGCCCAGATCGAGCTCTACTGCAATCCGGGCAAGTATGAGAACAAGGTCTATGTCCTGCCGAAGGTGCTGGACGAAAAGGTTGCCCGCCTGCATCTGGCCAAGGTCGGCGCCAAGCTGACCGAACTGAACAAGACCCAGGCCGATTACATCGGCGTGGCCCAGTCCGGTCCGTTCAAGGCCGATACTTATCGCTATTAAGCGGTTCTGCTTCTCCTGAAGCGCAAAGGCGCCTCCCCTTCACCGGGGAGGCGTTTTTGTTTGGGGATTAGAAAGGTTCGATGAAACCTCCACACAGCCTCGATGGTTTCGCGCGTCCGTGTTTTGCCAGCTTCATGGAATGGCTCTAAACAGCGCTGGTTTGCAGAGGTAAGAGCCATGGTCGAGAAATATGCGCGCGACATGCGCGTGGTGCATTGGGCACGGGCGCTGGTGGTGCTGGGCGTGCTGGCGCTGGGGGTGACCATGGTCAATCTCCCCGACGACATCGCCACGAAATATGAAGGGCTTTATCCCAACCACAAGCAGTTCGGCCTGCTCGCTCTCCTCCTCACTTTGCTGCAATTGGGCTTGCGCCAGACGCGCCGCGTGCCGGAAGAACCGCAGGCCTTGAAAGCCTGGGAGCGCAAGCTGTCGAGCGCTGTGCATCACCTTCTTTATGTGCTGCTGCTGGTGGTGCCGGTGATGGGCTATTGCATGTCGTCGAGCTTCAGCCAGAGCGATGGCGTACCGTTCTTCTTCTTTGGCAAGCTGCCGGAACTCTTGGCAAAGAACGACGCCGCCTTTGAAGTCTTCCGCCTGCTACATAGAGTGCTGGCCTACACCCTCCTCGCCCTGGTCGCGCTTCATATCGCGGGCGCGCTGAAGCATCGCCTGATCGACAAAGACCCTGAAGCCGATGTGCTGAAACGGATGCTGTGAGAGCGCAAAGTGCGGCCCCGTTAATCGCGAGGCCGCACCGTTTTTACGCGCTTACCTCGGCATCAACGCGAAAACGCCCCAGCCGAGATAGTCGCGGCCATAGCGGGCGTAACGCTCAGGCGCCGTGTCGAGTTCGGCGCGAACTTCGCCCGCGAAGGCATCTGCGGGATTTTCCGCAAGCCAGCGGCGCATGGTCAGCCATTTGGCGGCCTCGTAGCGATCCCAGCTATCCTGATCTGCCAGCATCATTTCCACGACGTCGTAACCAAGCGTCGCGAAAAAGCCGATCAAATCCGGCAGCAGAAGGAAATCCGCGATGGAACCCGCGCGGCAACCTTGTGCCACTTCCTCCGTTGGCGGCAACTTTCTCCAAAAAGGCTCCCCGATGAGAAGGAGACCGCCTTCGCCCAGGCTTTGGGAAAGAAGCGCGATGGTTCCGGCGATACCACCGCCGATCCAAGTGGCGCCAACACAAGCGGCGACATCAGCCTTTTCCGGCGCGACATAGCCGGTAGCGTCGGCATGGAGAAACTGAACGCGATCACTAACGCCCAGCTCTTCCGCGCGGGCCTGCGCTTGGGCGGAGAACAGCGCGCTCATATCTATGCCCGTGCCGGTGATGGCGTGATCGCGGGCCCAGCTACAAAGCATTTCCCCTGAACCGCTGCCGAGATCGAGCAGATGCGCGCCGGGTTTCAGGCGCAAGGCCGCACCAAGCATGGCGAGCTTTTCGGGGGTGAAGGGGTTGTGGATGCGATGAGCGCTTTCACTGATGTTGAAGATGCGTGGAATATCCACGGCAGAACCTCCGTTTCAGACAAGACGGTGCAGCCCCTTTGAGGTGCAACGATCTGTGTTTGGATAAGATTTCGAGGGAGACCGTCTCGAGCGGCGTGCTGACGTCATTGCAGGACAGGCGCGACAACACGCCGGGAGACAATGCCTCCAGGCTAGATCACACGGCTCTCGTCAGAGAGCCCTGTCAGACAAGATCTAACATCCACGCTCCAAATGCGCAGGCCACCGCCCAACGCGGCGCCATCATAGAAAGGCGTTACCGGCAGCGCAACCAGGGCCTCTTCGCGGGACGCATTTGCTCGAATGCACCTGAAAGGCAGCGTTGTTATTGCGCAGAACCTCTGCGGTTTCGGCATCCAACCGGCTGATGACTACAGCGCGGCGATCAGGGAA encodes:
- a CDS encoding cytochrome b, encoding MVEKYARDMRVVHWARALVVLGVLALGVTMVNLPDDIATKYEGLYPNHKQFGLLALLLTLLQLGLRQTRRVPEEPQALKAWERKLSSAVHHLLYVLLLVVPVMGYCMSSSFSQSDGVPFFFFGKLPELLAKNDAAFEVFRLLHRVLAYTLLALVALHIAGALKHRLIDKDPEADVLKRML
- the ahcY gene encoding adenosylhomocysteinase, with the translated sequence MAAAPDYVIKDIALAEWGRKELNIAETEMPGLMATREEYGASQPLKGARIAGSLHMTIQTAALIETLKHLGADIRWASCNIYSTQDHAAAAIAAAGIPVFAIKGESLVDYWEYTHRIFEWADGGTPNMILDDGGDATLLIHLGVRAEAGDVAFLEKPTCEEEEVLFASIKTRLKTKPGFYTAIAKNIKGVTEETTTGVHRLYQMEKDGKLLFPAINVNDSVTKSKFDNLYGCRESLVDGIRRGTDVMLSGKVAMVAGFGDVGKGSAASLRNAGCRVMISEIDPICALQAAMEGYEVTTMEDAAPRADVFVTTTGNVDVITVDHMRAMKDRAIVCNIGHFDSEIQVAGLRNFKWDNIKPQVDEIEFPDGHRIILLSEGRLVNLGNAMGHPSFVMSASFTNQTLAQIELYCNPGKYENKVYVLPKVLDEKVARLHLAKVGAKLTELNKTQADYIGVAQSGPFKADTYRY
- a CDS encoding PIN domain nuclease translates to MLIAQLCIRQDLELLTADRDFDAIAAQSVLRVWEG
- the pflB gene encoding formate C-acetyltransferase; amino-acid sequence: MKFVGPAFAGHTWKREVNVRDFIQNNVTPYYGDESFLAGPTAATTKLWEEVSRLMKEERAKNGTLDMDTEIVSTITSHEPGYIIKDLEKIVGLQTDKPLKRALMVFGGIKIAEKACEAYGYKVSKTVHDIFTHYRKTHNDGVFDGYTDAIRKARSAHILTGLPDGYGRGRIIGDYRRVALYGIDALVADRKLQAATLEHNINEDTIRLREELGEQIRALGELKAMAASYGLDISKPASNAKEAVQAVYLGYLAAVKEQNGAAMSLGRTSTFLDIYIERDIKAGILTEEEAQELIDHLVMKLRMVRFARTPEYNDLFSGDPTWVTESIGGMGVDGRPLVTKTSFRFLHTLTNLGPAPEPNLTVLWSERLPEGFKKYCAHMSITTSSIQYENDDLMRAYWGDDYGIACCVSAMRIGKQMQFFGARANLAKALLYAINGGKDEKSGKQVGPALKPITADVLSYDEVMPRFDDMMTYLAGVYMDALNIIHYMHDKYCYERIEMALHDRDILRTMACGIAGLSIVADSLSAIKFAKVKVQRDERGLAVGFDIEGDFPCYGNNDDRVDSIAVDLVERFMKKLKNLKTYRNAVPTQSILTITSNVVYGKNTGSTPDGRKAGEPFAPGANPMHGRDKKGALASLSSVAKLPYEYSQDGISNTFSIIPGALGKTNHGRKDNLAGLIDGYFTSGGHHLNVNVFDRETLLDAMEHPEQYPQLTIRVSGYAVNFIKLTREQQLDVINRTFHKSV
- a CDS encoding methyltransferase domain-containing protein, encoding MDIPRIFNISESAHRIHNPFTPEKLAMLGAALRLKPGAHLLDLGSGSGEMLCSWARDHAITGTGIDMSALFSAQAQARAEELGVSDRVQFLHADATGYVAPEKADVAACVGATWIGGGIAGTIALLSQSLGEGGLLLIGEPFWRKLPPTEEVAQGCRAGSIADFLLLPDLIGFFATLGYDVVEMMLADQDSWDRYEAAKWLTMRRWLAENPADAFAGEVRAELDTAPERYARYGRDYLGWGVFALMPR